In the genome of Entelurus aequoreus isolate RoL-2023_Sb linkage group LG15, RoL_Eaeq_v1.1, whole genome shotgun sequence, one region contains:
- the eci2 gene encoding enoyl-CoA delta isomerase 2, mitochondrial isoform X1: MALFSLRCFTQTSRWLRFSRVPALKFHKSSMMGATVEQFEEAKNRMSTLKNDPGNEVKLKIYALFKQATHGPCDTPKPGMLDFVNKVKWDSWKSLGTITQEEARQQYCNLIVSLLAKEGGSPAQEVSAQPAASSNTYTTLLVSTQDNITTIQLNRPAKKNAITTEMYEEIIDALQQAAEDTSVVLTVFTGAGDFYCSGNDLSNFTKIPEGGVEQMAKAGGELLRRYVKAYIDFPKPLAAVVNGPAVGISVTILGMFDLVYATECATFHTPFSQLGQSPEGCSSYTYPRIMGASKACEMLLFNKKLTALQACELGLVTEVFPDSSFQSEVWRRLRSYAKLPPNSLALSKQLIRSVDKDRLHAVNDAEVERLMERWMSDECFNAVMSFFQAKAKL, encoded by the exons ATGGCATTATTTTCGCTAAGATGCTTCACACAAACCAGTCG GTGGTTGCGTTTCTCCCGCGTTCCTGCCTTGAAATTCCACAAGTCTTCCATGATGG GTGCGACGGTGGAGCAGTTTGAGGAGGCCAAGAACAGAATGTCCACGTTGAAGAACGATCCTGGGAATGAGGTCAAACTAAAGATCTATGCTCTATTCAAGCAG GCTACACACGGTCCATGTGACACCCCCAAACCCGGAATGCTGGACTTTGTCAACAAAGTCAAATGGGACTCATGGAAATCTCTGGGCACCATAACACAG GAAGAGGCCCGGCAGCAGTACTGCAACCTGATTGTCTCCCTGCTGGCAAAAGAAGGCGGCAGCCCCGCCCAGGAAGTGTCTGCTCAGCCGGCCgccagcagcaacacgtacacgaCCTTACTGGTCAGCACGCAGGACAACATCACCACCATCCAGCTCAACAGACCCGCCAAGAAAAACGCCATCACCACTGAG ATGTACGAGGAGATCATTGATGCTCTGCAGCAAGCAGCTGAAGACACTTCTGTTGTCCTCACTGTCTTCACTG GTGCAGGTGACTTCTACTGCAGTGGAAACGACCTGAGTAACTTCACCAAGATCCCAGAAGGAGGTGTGGAGCAGATGGCCAAAGCAGGCGGGGAGCTGCTCAG GAGGTACGTGAAGGCTTACATTGACTTCCCCAAGCCGCTGGCGGCTGTGGTCAACGGTCCAGCTGTGGGAATCTCCGTCACCATTTTGGGGATGTTTGACCTGGTCTACGCCACAGAGTGT GCGACCTTCCACACTCCCTTTAGCCAACTTGGTCAGAGTCCAGAAGGCTGCTCATCATACACGTACCCTCGCATCATGGGGGCCAGCAAG gcGTGCGAGATGCTGCTGTTCAACAAGAAGCTAACGGCGCTGCAAGCGTGTGAGCTGGGTCTGGTCACAGAGGTGTTTCCTGACAGCAGCTTCCAGTCAGAAGTGTGGAGGCGACTGAGGAGCTATGCTAAGCTACCTCCAAAC TCTCTGGCGCTGTCCAAACAGCTGATTCGCTCGGTGGACAAGGACCGCCTCCACGCCGTGAACGACGCCGAGGTGGAGCGTCTGATGGAGCGCTGGATGTCGGACGAGTGCTTCAACGCCGTCATGAGTTTCTTTCAGGCCAAAGCCAAGCTGTGA
- the nub1 gene encoding NEDD8 ultimate buster 1, with amino-acid sequence MMADQNIAAKLKNLLKQEKIQLWKPPYTDDTEQPGQQQLQVLAEQYAPLLGLPVSEVGGALESIRLQAVKRGKRNQTFRETNVATLELLLPRDCKKASASGKSKSFLETKLDVSAQELMDRIAEEFDLKSFKLILNGKTLNAAQHLDQQDVKNHSKIMVLKVSDAEFVQQASEEADKVKNQNESLQRTHRGFQILSERDGTDDLDTTPFLEVADQKGNPLKIPHKEKKALIVAMGFHEKGRALMKRKCHDDALCHLLQADHHFSQCGSTLLGSVDNYGVLQLDIVWCYQALEALSCLDDGRARLLRAEDCFLRCYGEQQQRLLMIKGNTGREEALFLRLYLLQSLLSFVEGNDLQAQELLAKVESLYGRLCPDSDKMTELMLLGFSEREARLSLRACQGDVHEAAMLISNQRQEREELKHRERQKRKNMMAGISVLTEAGYSKKDAARALQQASGNVDKAFAILLDASQAPPESNTDREETVSPESLEQMLYLGFERTEAEMALVLTGGDVQLATQLLLDNQGVVPASATPPSEEEPSTSSSSTDDSELVNEVLEDISRHEDDYLDLTLEEESRLIATIKNYLSRESSQSVSRESLGT; translated from the exons ATGATGGCGGACCAGAACATAGCGGCCAAGCTAAAGAACCTGCTGAAACAGGAGAAGATCCAGTTATGGAAGCCACCTTACACTGATGACACTGAGCAGCCTGGACAGCAGCAACTCCAG GTGCTGGCAGAACAATACGCCCCCCTGCTGGGTCTGCCTGTGTCTGAGGTAGGGGGCGCTCTGGAGTCCATCCGTCTCCAGGCGGTGAAGAGAGGAAAAAGAAACCAAACCTTCCGAGAAACCAACGTCGCTACGCTGGAGCTCCTCCTGCCTCGAGACTGCAAGAAGGCGTCGGCGAGCGGCAAGTCCAAGAGCTTCTTGGAGACCAAGCTGGACGTGTCGGCCCAGGAGCTGATGGACAG GATCGCGGAGGAGTTTGACCTCAAGTCCTTCAAACTGATCCTCAACGGCAAAACCTTGAATGCGG CCCAGCATCTGGACCAGCAGGACGTGAAGAACCACAGCAAGATCATGGTGCTGAAGGTGAGCGACGCCGAGTTCGTGCAGCAGGCCAGCGAGGAGGCCGACAAAGTCAAGAACCAGAACGAGAGCCTGCAGCGGACCCACCGAGGGTTCCAGATCCTGTCGGAGAGAG ACGGCACTGATGACCTTGACACGACGCCCTTCCTGGAGGTGGCTGACCAGAAGGGGAACCCTCTCAAGATCCCTCACAAGGAGAAGAAG gcactGATTGTGGCCATGGGCTTCCATGAGAAGGGGCGTGCCCTCATGAAGAGGAAGTGTCATGACGACGCTCTGTGTCATCTACTGCAGGCAGACCATCACTTCAG tcagTGCGGCTCCACGCTGCTGGGCTCGGTGGACAACTACGGCGTCCTGCAGCTGGACATCGTGTGGTGCTACCAGGCCCTGGAGGCGCTGTCCTGCCTGGACGACGGGCGTGCGCGTCTGCTGCGCGCCGAGGACTGCTTCCTGCGATGTTACGGCGAGCAGCAGCAGCGGCTGCTCATGATCAAG GGCAACACGGGCAGGGAGGAGGCGCTGTTTCTCCGCCTGTACCTCCTGCAGAGTCTGCTGTCCTTCGTCGAGGGCAACGACCTTCAAGCCCAGGAGCTGCTCGCTAAA GTGGAGTCTTTGTACGGACGTTTGTGTCCCGACTCGGACAAAATGACGGAGCTGATGCTGCTCGGCTTCAGCGAGAGAGAAGCTCGACTCAGTCTCAGGGCGTGTCAGGGCGACGTGCACGAGGCCGCCATGCTCATCAGCAATCAGAgacag GAGCGCGAGGAGCTGAAGCACAGGGAGCGTCAGAAGAGGAAGAACATGATGGCGGGCATCTCCGTCCTCACAGAGGCGGGCTACTCCAAGAAGGACGCGGCCAGGGCGCTGCAACAAGCCAGCGGAAACGTGGACAAAGCCTTTGCA ATCCTGCTGGACGCCAGCCAGGCGCCTCCGGAGTCAAATACCGACAGAGAAGAGACCGTCAGTCCAGAATCGCTCGAGCAG ATGCTGTATTTGGGCTTCGAGAGGACGGAGGCCGAGATGGCGCTCGTGTTGACGGGCGGAGACGTCCAATTAGCGACGCAGCTCCTCTTGGACAATCAGGGCGTGGTCCCCGCCAGCGCCACGCCCCCTTCGGAGGAGGAGCCCAGCACGTCGTCCAGCTCGACAG ACGACAGTGAGCTGGTCAACGAGGTCCTCGAGGACATTTCCCGCCACGAGGACGACTACTTGGACCTGACTCTGGAGGAGGAGAGCCGGCTCATCGCCACCATCAAAAACTACCTGAGCCGGGAGAGCTCACAGTCGGTCTcacgggaatctttgggcacctaa
- the eci2 gene encoding enoyl-CoA delta isomerase 2, mitochondrial isoform X2, whose translation MMGATVEQFEEAKNRMSTLKNDPGNEVKLKIYALFKQATHGPCDTPKPGMLDFVNKVKWDSWKSLGTITQEEARQQYCNLIVSLLAKEGGSPAQEVSAQPAASSNTYTTLLVSTQDNITTIQLNRPAKKNAITTEMYEEIIDALQQAAEDTSVVLTVFTGAGDFYCSGNDLSNFTKIPEGGVEQMAKAGGELLRRYVKAYIDFPKPLAAVVNGPAVGISVTILGMFDLVYATECATFHTPFSQLGQSPEGCSSYTYPRIMGASKACEMLLFNKKLTALQACELGLVTEVFPDSSFQSEVWRRLRSYAKLPPNSLALSKQLIRSVDKDRLHAVNDAEVERLMERWMSDECFNAVMSFFQAKAKL comes from the exons ATGATGG GTGCGACGGTGGAGCAGTTTGAGGAGGCCAAGAACAGAATGTCCACGTTGAAGAACGATCCTGGGAATGAGGTCAAACTAAAGATCTATGCTCTATTCAAGCAG GCTACACACGGTCCATGTGACACCCCCAAACCCGGAATGCTGGACTTTGTCAACAAAGTCAAATGGGACTCATGGAAATCTCTGGGCACCATAACACAG GAAGAGGCCCGGCAGCAGTACTGCAACCTGATTGTCTCCCTGCTGGCAAAAGAAGGCGGCAGCCCCGCCCAGGAAGTGTCTGCTCAGCCGGCCgccagcagcaacacgtacacgaCCTTACTGGTCAGCACGCAGGACAACATCACCACCATCCAGCTCAACAGACCCGCCAAGAAAAACGCCATCACCACTGAG ATGTACGAGGAGATCATTGATGCTCTGCAGCAAGCAGCTGAAGACACTTCTGTTGTCCTCACTGTCTTCACTG GTGCAGGTGACTTCTACTGCAGTGGAAACGACCTGAGTAACTTCACCAAGATCCCAGAAGGAGGTGTGGAGCAGATGGCCAAAGCAGGCGGGGAGCTGCTCAG GAGGTACGTGAAGGCTTACATTGACTTCCCCAAGCCGCTGGCGGCTGTGGTCAACGGTCCAGCTGTGGGAATCTCCGTCACCATTTTGGGGATGTTTGACCTGGTCTACGCCACAGAGTGT GCGACCTTCCACACTCCCTTTAGCCAACTTGGTCAGAGTCCAGAAGGCTGCTCATCATACACGTACCCTCGCATCATGGGGGCCAGCAAG gcGTGCGAGATGCTGCTGTTCAACAAGAAGCTAACGGCGCTGCAAGCGTGTGAGCTGGGTCTGGTCACAGAGGTGTTTCCTGACAGCAGCTTCCAGTCAGAAGTGTGGAGGCGACTGAGGAGCTATGCTAAGCTACCTCCAAAC TCTCTGGCGCTGTCCAAACAGCTGATTCGCTCGGTGGACAAGGACCGCCTCCACGCCGTGAACGACGCCGAGGTGGAGCGTCTGATGGAGCGCTGGATGTCGGACGAGTGCTTCAACGCCGTCATGAGTTTCTTTCAGGCCAAAGCCAAGCTGTGA
- the eci2 gene encoding enoyl-CoA delta isomerase 2, mitochondrial isoform X3 — protein sequence MSTLKNDPGNEVKLKIYALFKQATHGPCDTPKPGMLDFVNKVKWDSWKSLGTITQEEARQQYCNLIVSLLAKEGGSPAQEVSAQPAASSNTYTTLLVSTQDNITTIQLNRPAKKNAITTEMYEEIIDALQQAAEDTSVVLTVFTGAGDFYCSGNDLSNFTKIPEGGVEQMAKAGGELLRRYVKAYIDFPKPLAAVVNGPAVGISVTILGMFDLVYATECATFHTPFSQLGQSPEGCSSYTYPRIMGASKACEMLLFNKKLTALQACELGLVTEVFPDSSFQSEVWRRLRSYAKLPPNSLALSKQLIRSVDKDRLHAVNDAEVERLMERWMSDECFNAVMSFFQAKAKL from the exons ATGTCCACGTTGAAGAACGATCCTGGGAATGAGGTCAAACTAAAGATCTATGCTCTATTCAAGCAG GCTACACACGGTCCATGTGACACCCCCAAACCCGGAATGCTGGACTTTGTCAACAAAGTCAAATGGGACTCATGGAAATCTCTGGGCACCATAACACAG GAAGAGGCCCGGCAGCAGTACTGCAACCTGATTGTCTCCCTGCTGGCAAAAGAAGGCGGCAGCCCCGCCCAGGAAGTGTCTGCTCAGCCGGCCgccagcagcaacacgtacacgaCCTTACTGGTCAGCACGCAGGACAACATCACCACCATCCAGCTCAACAGACCCGCCAAGAAAAACGCCATCACCACTGAG ATGTACGAGGAGATCATTGATGCTCTGCAGCAAGCAGCTGAAGACACTTCTGTTGTCCTCACTGTCTTCACTG GTGCAGGTGACTTCTACTGCAGTGGAAACGACCTGAGTAACTTCACCAAGATCCCAGAAGGAGGTGTGGAGCAGATGGCCAAAGCAGGCGGGGAGCTGCTCAG GAGGTACGTGAAGGCTTACATTGACTTCCCCAAGCCGCTGGCGGCTGTGGTCAACGGTCCAGCTGTGGGAATCTCCGTCACCATTTTGGGGATGTTTGACCTGGTCTACGCCACAGAGTGT GCGACCTTCCACACTCCCTTTAGCCAACTTGGTCAGAGTCCAGAAGGCTGCTCATCATACACGTACCCTCGCATCATGGGGGCCAGCAAG gcGTGCGAGATGCTGCTGTTCAACAAGAAGCTAACGGCGCTGCAAGCGTGTGAGCTGGGTCTGGTCACAGAGGTGTTTCCTGACAGCAGCTTCCAGTCAGAAGTGTGGAGGCGACTGAGGAGCTATGCTAAGCTACCTCCAAAC TCTCTGGCGCTGTCCAAACAGCTGATTCGCTCGGTGGACAAGGACCGCCTCCACGCCGTGAACGACGCCGAGGTGGAGCGTCTGATGGAGCGCTGGATGTCGGACGAGTGCTTCAACGCCGTCATGAGTTTCTTTCAGGCCAAAGCCAAGCTGTGA
- the crygn2 gene encoding gamma-crystallin N-B, with product MSQYSGKITFFEGKCFTGRKLEVRGDCDNFQDRGFMNRVNSIRVESGAWICFDHPDFKGQQYILEHGEYPEFQRWNSHNDHMGSCKPVRMHGEHYRIEIFEGCNFSGQSVDICDDCPFLQSRGLSKNCINSVKVYGDGAWVMYEEPNFRGRMYVVERGQYTSHNEWQAQNPNIQSIRRVVNYF from the exons aTGTCGCAGTATTCCGGAAAG ATCACCTTCTTCGAGGGGAAGTGCTTCACCGGCAGGAAGCTGGAGGTCAGAGGTGACTGCGACAACTTCCAGGATCGTGGCTTCATGAACAG AGTCAACTCCATCCGCGTGGAGAGCGGCGCCTGGATCTGCTTCGACCATCCCGACTTCAAGGGCCAGCAGTACATCCTGGAACACGGCGAGTACCCAGAGTTCCAGAGGTGGAACTCCCACAACGACCACATGGGCTCCTGCAAGCCCGTCCGCATG CACGGAGAACATTATCGCATCGAGATCTTTGAGGGCTGCAACTTCTCCGGCCAGAGCGTGGACATCTGTGACGACTGTCCCTTCCTGCAGAGCCGCGGCCTGTCCAAGAACTGCATCAACTCCGTCAAGGTGTACGGAGACGGCgc CTGGGTGATGTACGAGGAGCCCAACTTCCGAGGCCGCATGTACGTGGTGGAGCGCGGCCAGTACACCAGTCACAACGAGTGGCAGGCCCAGAACCCAAACATCCAGTCCATCCGCCGAGTGGTCAACTACTTCTAG